Proteins co-encoded in one Trichoplusia ni isolate ovarian cell line Hi5 chromosome 19, tn1, whole genome shotgun sequence genomic window:
- the LOC113503361 gene encoding uncharacterized protein LOC113503361 isoform X3, which produces MPDLFETLNLTGYNLESYYTSIISASLEDLNVVDLPKPEILELIKPQDYAKISADLFIKLDDQTLTTLLKWPLSIDTSMTEMGMCHVLNSNVAVFDDPTKWSDSTVAYAKKNIELSLHDIDYFVQIVNYAEAYKVYTLSPDEVILSGAASLTFDTEGFLSFGVQITSTRASEDIKYIPLHLRKCRFYYETTSKRYSIYSYNRCLLECRINMILKLCGCIPHFYKPLDSERICSLAELECVFEYKREILKLSASNDTMEKFGNTNDIPRSFRECGCLGNCEEDVFTNDHETFLPQETMNRLSVSVSAFPKVRVKREIIFSFSDFFLRSGGVVNLCIGTSVISIMELLLIALRILIYEIMQMVKGVWRRSQKPRPTCNKKII; this is translated from the exons tGAAACTCTCAATTTAACTGGGTATAACCTAGAGTCATATTACACATCAATAATATCCGCGTCTTTGGAAGATTTAAATGTTGTCGATTTACCAAAACCCGAAATACTAGAG CTAATAAAACCACAAGATTACGCGAAAATTTCTGCAGACTTGTTCATTAAGTTAGACGACCAAACATTGACAACGTTATTAAAATGGCCTCTATCTATCGATACTTCTATGACTGAGATGGGGATGTGCCATGTCCTTAACTCAAACGTTGCTGTGTTCGACGATCCTAC CAAATGGAGTGACAGCACTGTGGCATACgcgaaaaaaaacattgagcTATCCCTACATGACATAGACTATTTTGTTCAGATAGTCAACTACGCAGAGGCTTATAAG GTTTATACTCTCAGCCCCGACGAAGTAATTCTGAGCGGGGCGGCGTCGTTAACTTTCGACACAGAAGGGTTCTTGTCTTTTGGAGTGCAAATTACGAGCACTAGAGCTTCAGAGGACATCAAGTACATTCCTTTGCATCTTCGAAAGTGCAG ATTTTACTACGAAACGACTAGCAAGCGATACTCAATATACTCCTACAATCGCTGCCTCTTAGAGTGTAGAATAAATATGATACTAAAACTCTGCGGATGTATACCACACTTTTATAAGCCGTTAG ATAGTGAAAGAATATGCAGTTTAGCGGAGCTAGAATGCGTTTTCGAATACAAAAGAGAAATATTGAAACTCTCAGCATCGAACGATACTATGGAGAAATTTGGCAATACCAATGATATACCAAGATCATTTCGTGAATGCGGTTGCTTGGGCAACTGCGAGGAAGATGTTTTTACTAATGACCATGAAACATTTCTACCTCAAGAGACAATGAACCGTTTGAGCGTTAGCGTATCTGCGTTTCCGAAAGTACGAGTCAAGAGGGAGATCATATTCAGCTTTTCAGACTTTTTCC tgaGAAGCGGAGGTGTTGTGAACTTATGCATCGGCACGTCAGTGATATCGATTATGGAATTACTACTGATAGCTTTACGGATACTCATCTACGAGATTATGCAGATGGTTAAAGGTGTTTGGCGAAGGTCACAAAAACCAAGACCtacttgcaataaaaaaatcatttga
- the LOC113503361 gene encoding uncharacterized protein LOC113503361 isoform X2 has product MPDLFETLNLTGYNLESYYTSIISASLEDLNVVDLPKPEILELIKPQDYAKISADLFIKLDDQTLTTLLKWPLSIDTSMTEMGMCHVLNSNVAVFDDPTKWSDSTVAYAKKNIELSLHDIDYFVQIVNYAEAYKVYTLSPDEVILSGAASLTFDTEGFLSFGVQITSTRASEDIKYIPLHLRKCRQGFYYETTSKRYSIYSYNRCLLECRINMILKLCGCIPHFYKPLDSERICSLAELECVFEYKREILKLSASNDTMEKFGNTNDIPRSFRECGCLGNCEEDVFTNDHETFLPQETMNRLSVSVSAFPKVRVKREIIFSFSDFFLRSGGVVNLCIGTSVISIMELLLIALRILIYEIMQMVKGVWRRSQKPRPTCNKKII; this is encoded by the exons tGAAACTCTCAATTTAACTGGGTATAACCTAGAGTCATATTACACATCAATAATATCCGCGTCTTTGGAAGATTTAAATGTTGTCGATTTACCAAAACCCGAAATACTAGAG CTAATAAAACCACAAGATTACGCGAAAATTTCTGCAGACTTGTTCATTAAGTTAGACGACCAAACATTGACAACGTTATTAAAATGGCCTCTATCTATCGATACTTCTATGACTGAGATGGGGATGTGCCATGTCCTTAACTCAAACGTTGCTGTGTTCGACGATCCTAC CAAATGGAGTGACAGCACTGTGGCATACgcgaaaaaaaacattgagcTATCCCTACATGACATAGACTATTTTGTTCAGATAGTCAACTACGCAGAGGCTTATAAG GTTTATACTCTCAGCCCCGACGAAGTAATTCTGAGCGGGGCGGCGTCGTTAACTTTCGACACAGAAGGGTTCTTGTCTTTTGGAGTGCAAATTACGAGCACTAGAGCTTCAGAGGACATCAAGTACATTCCTTTGCATCTTCGAAAGTGCAGGCAAGG ATTTTACTACGAAACGACTAGCAAGCGATACTCAATATACTCCTACAATCGCTGCCTCTTAGAGTGTAGAATAAATATGATACTAAAACTCTGCGGATGTATACCACACTTTTATAAGCCGTTAG ATAGTGAAAGAATATGCAGTTTAGCGGAGCTAGAATGCGTTTTCGAATACAAAAGAGAAATATTGAAACTCTCAGCATCGAACGATACTATGGAGAAATTTGGCAATACCAATGATATACCAAGATCATTTCGTGAATGCGGTTGCTTGGGCAACTGCGAGGAAGATGTTTTTACTAATGACCATGAAACATTTCTACCTCAAGAGACAATGAACCGTTTGAGCGTTAGCGTATCTGCGTTTCCGAAAGTACGAGTCAAGAGGGAGATCATATTCAGCTTTTCAGACTTTTTCC tgaGAAGCGGAGGTGTTGTGAACTTATGCATCGGCACGTCAGTGATATCGATTATGGAATTACTACTGATAGCTTTACGGATACTCATCTACGAGATTATGCAGATGGTTAAAGGTGTTTGGCGAAGGTCACAAAAACCAAGACCtacttgcaataaaaaaatcatttga
- the LOC113503361 gene encoding uncharacterized protein LOC113503361 isoform X1: MPDLFETLNLTGYNLESYYTSIISASLEDLNVVDLPKPEILELIKPQDYAKISADLFIKLDDQTLTTLLKWPLSIDTSMTEMGMCHVLNSNVAVFDDPTKWSDSTVAYAKKNIELSLHDIDYFVQIVNYAEAYKVYTLSPDEVILSGAASLTFDTEGFLSFGVQITSTRASEDIKYIPLHLRKCRFYYETTSKRYSIYSYNRCLLECRINMILKLCGCIPHFYKPLDSERICSLAELECVFEYKREILKLSASNDTMEKFGNTNDIPRSFRECGCLGNCEEDVFTNDHETFLPQETMNRLSVSVSAFPKVRVKREIIFSFSDFFRKLIFSVNWQYSLSLLLGQTWIKISVLFRYFSEPDMSLKYDFCGKWRHTYNMYSHSTNKSFIS; this comes from the exons tGAAACTCTCAATTTAACTGGGTATAACCTAGAGTCATATTACACATCAATAATATCCGCGTCTTTGGAAGATTTAAATGTTGTCGATTTACCAAAACCCGAAATACTAGAG CTAATAAAACCACAAGATTACGCGAAAATTTCTGCAGACTTGTTCATTAAGTTAGACGACCAAACATTGACAACGTTATTAAAATGGCCTCTATCTATCGATACTTCTATGACTGAGATGGGGATGTGCCATGTCCTTAACTCAAACGTTGCTGTGTTCGACGATCCTAC CAAATGGAGTGACAGCACTGTGGCATACgcgaaaaaaaacattgagcTATCCCTACATGACATAGACTATTTTGTTCAGATAGTCAACTACGCAGAGGCTTATAAG GTTTATACTCTCAGCCCCGACGAAGTAATTCTGAGCGGGGCGGCGTCGTTAACTTTCGACACAGAAGGGTTCTTGTCTTTTGGAGTGCAAATTACGAGCACTAGAGCTTCAGAGGACATCAAGTACATTCCTTTGCATCTTCGAAAGTGCAG ATTTTACTACGAAACGACTAGCAAGCGATACTCAATATACTCCTACAATCGCTGCCTCTTAGAGTGTAGAATAAATATGATACTAAAACTCTGCGGATGTATACCACACTTTTATAAGCCGTTAG ATAGTGAAAGAATATGCAGTTTAGCGGAGCTAGAATGCGTTTTCGAATACAAAAGAGAAATATTGAAACTCTCAGCATCGAACGATACTATGGAGAAATTTGGCAATACCAATGATATACCAAGATCATTTCGTGAATGCGGTTGCTTGGGCAACTGCGAGGAAGATGTTTTTACTAATGACCATGAAACATTTCTACCTCAAGAGACAATGAACCGTTTGAGCGTTAGCGTATCTGCGTTTCCGAAAGTACGAGTCAAGAGGGAGATCATATTCAGCTTTTCAGACTTTTTCCGTAAGTTGATTTTTTCAGTTAATTGGCAGTATTCGCTATCTTTGCTGCTAGGTCAAACGTGGATTAAAATCTCTGTCCTATTTCGGTACTTCTCAGAACCTGACATGAgcttaaaatatgatttttgtggAAAATGGCGCCATACATATAACATGTATTCACATTccacaaataaaagttttatttcataa